The Gordonibacter urolithinfaciens genome contains a region encoding:
- a CDS encoding TOBE domain-containing protein: MKLSARNTLKGTITAIHPGAVNAIVIMELEGGQLITSTISMGSLKELELEVGKEAYAIVKASSVIIGVDD; encoded by the coding sequence ATGAAGCTTTCTGCACGCAACACGCTGAAGGGCACCATCACGGCCATTCATCCGGGAGCGGTCAACGCCATCGTGATCATGGAGCTGGAGGGCGGCCAGCTTATCACGTCGACCATCTCCATGGGGTCGCTCAAGGAGCTGGAGCTGGAAGTGGGCAAGGAGGCCTACGCCATCGTCAAGGCCTCGTCGGTGATCATCGGGGTCGACGACTAG